DNA from Brassica napus cultivar Da-Ae chromosome C4, Da-Ae, whole genome shotgun sequence:
CCACCGTAATCCGtaggaaattaaaattaaatggaAGTAAGAAAAATGGCAAATGAAAGTGATAAAGAAACGTATATAATCCGTTTAGAAAATTTCTTTTGAAACAGTTGTGTCTTTTGgtgtttaaaaaaatgttgCGACTTTTGAGAAGCAACTATTCACAAATGAAACGGTAAGACACACTGTTTAGATTAGTAACTGATGAtctcatatatttaaataaaacgaAAACATGACCATTAGATTGTATGAGGAAGCGATCTCTACCATTCGATTACTTttgtttctctataaaaatgctaacatcaataaagacaaaaaaaaaagagagattgctattctattttgatttgttttttataatgaaaaagacaaaaattttATAACATTCTTAAGACTAATAATTGTAGAAACACATTTATgggtttaactattttttaaaactattttgatttttgtaatgaaaatacatggctttataaactatttttttttaaatgaaaacacatattctacatttttggATGTAAGTATACATTTTAATGTCGTATCTAAACCTTTTCACAACTTTTCCCAATAGTTGCAATATTGAAAAcacatatttaatttaaaagacAAACATTTTCATCTAATATAAGAAAATTGAGACTAATGATTTCATTGTTTCTAGTTTAACTGAAATATGTGTTTTCAACCAACGTATCGAGTGCAACCAACCTGGATTGTTGgattattgttttattgattgTAAAAGTTTGTAGACTCTAATTCCTAATTCCTTTAGCACTGGCTTAGATTAAGGTAGAGCTTCAGTTAAGGTTTGGTTCTGTTTTTTCATAACTTTAATTTCCATTTTCCTTTAAGACCACCAAAGTTTAACATATTTCTGTTTTTGGCCAAAACTTGGTTATGCCATTAGTAAGAATTTTTTGCTTTGTAGACAGAAAGTAATTTGTGGAATGCTTTATTTTTTAggtatcactacaagaaaacaggggtaTTCTGATGGACATTCCGacagaaaatgaaatcctcggaatttcccgaggaatttcctcggaatataccgacggaattccgaggaaatatcaatccgtcggaatattccgaggaaattccgaggaaaaatgtgttcctcggaaaaaaccgatgaatcccgaggaaatattatagggattttaaaaaattccgaggaaattccgacgaactagtgatcgatcgatgcgtttttggacatatacccatcgatcgatcacattgttacgctttggtccatcttagtgatcgatcgatgcgtttttggacataaatccatcgatcgatccgtttataaaaaaacattcgagattttgaaaccccaaacactagttcctcggaatttcctcgtaatattccgaggaaattccgaggaacacttgatatcctcgatcgatcgatgggataatctcatcgatcgatcacattgttacgctttggtccatcttagtgatcgatcggtgcgtttttggacataaatccatcgatcgatccgtttataaaaaaatattagagattttgaaaccccaaacactagttcctcggaatttcctcggaatattccgaggaaattccgaggaacacttgatatcctcgatcgatcgatgggataatctcatcgatcgatcacattgttacgctttggtccatcttagtgatcgatcgatgcgtttttggacataaatccatcgatcgatctgtttataaaaaaacattcgagattttgaaaccccaaacactagttcctcggaatttcctcggaatattccgaggaaattccgaggaacacttgatatcctcgatcgatcgatgggataatctcatcgatcgatcacattgttacgctttggtccatcttagtgatcgatcgatgcgtttttggacatatatccatcgatcgatccgtttaaaaaaaaattgacgttttgaaaccccaaacactagttcctcggaatttcctcggaatatttcgacggaattccgaggaagaaaagggtttcctcggaattccctcggaatattccgaggaaattccgaggaaatagggtttttaaaccgaaaacaacgttttgcggtttgaataacacctatataacccttattaagtgtcttacgttcattatgaagtcaaaaatttgttccttaccctataataaacacttttccgattgtatgaacgaaatccccacaacataagaaaaacacttatacactttaatgaacggtaaagggaatacttacaattcgttttgaaatttgttatttcatggtttgtgctcatctatacaaagaatccttaatggtatgcattacaattgtataagaaatgaaatacggcaaaaaaaattgatgttttgaaaccccaaacactagttcctcgctatttcctcgaaatattccgaggaaattccgaggaacaatataaattaatagaaatacatgcacaggatattatttttcctcgaattaatgaaaatattccgaggaaattccgacggatatttaagtgtccgtcggaatttcctcggaatattttcatttaaccgggcaaacaagccgccaaatatttcgcgaaaattgaaattgaaaatactgagggaattccgacggaaaatatccgttggacccaaggttttataaactcgaaacgcatcttcttccccatttctctcttcttcctctccggcgatctctctctccttccggcgttctccaccttctctcgcgacgatctctccggcgaatcctttccattctcttacaaatcatgtaaggaccctatctcactctcttaggtcctatttgttaggtttttaagtagatttgatgattttagaaggtttttgatagatttttgttagggtgattgggtaggattgtgatttgctgtgtaataggtttagaattgtaatttggttgtgttgaattgatttagaactttttttataaattgttcattatttttgtatttacaaaacattttttctatataaattcgattttacaaaacgtcttttgtatataaattcgatttttggatttataaaagatgatttcatatttataaaaatatttatatttattaaaactaattttgtatttataaaacatttttttgatttataaacactattttttatttttgtatttataaaaactatttttaaatatacaaaccgttctttgtatataaattcgttttttggatttataaaagatgatttcatattttgaaattaattttgtatttataaaattttttttttgatttataaacactattttattattttttgtatttataaaaactattttgtatttataaaaagatgatttcatatctataaaaatatttatatttataaaactaattttgtatttataaaacattttttgatttataaacaatattttattattttttgtatttataaaaactattttgtatttataaaaagatgatttcatatttattaaaactaattttttatttataaaacattttttttatttataaaaactattttattattttttgtagtttaaatatgttttctatttcaattttaattttatattttcgaatttcaatttaaaaaaataaatttataatttttttttttaattttggaaatattccgaggaagtttatccctcggaatattccgacgacatcttcctcggaatattccgaggaatttccgacgaacttgtggtcctccgaaattccgaggaaatagggtttcctcggaattccgtcggaaatttccgagggatttccgaggaaagatgaatttccgaggagttattttcgaggacttttttcgtcggtatgtcgtcggaatagcgttattccgacgacataccgaccctcagtatgccgctgttttcttgtagtgtatgctTTTTCTTCAGGCATGAGAAAGTATATTCATTGTCTGTAGGAGGTCAAAAACCCAATTCAGAATGTGAGCATGGGGCCGTGTTGGATTTAGCAGCCTTGTTGAGTACCATTAAAGTACTCACAtatggaagaaaaaaagaataacaCATGGCTATGTTCATGCGCTTTTAATATGGATTTATGAGTCTGTCCCTGGTTTAGGAGAAACATATGGGAATCCGATAGAGAGAActgatgtttttcttttgtcatgGCAGATGTATAATTTGCTGGTTTTTGGCTTTAGACAAATGTATAACTTGATGATTTTTGGATTATGAATAACAGATGTATAGCTTGctggtttttgttttatgaatgaCAGATGTGTAGCTTTCGAATGTTTTtatattggattgtcttttattaCTTAGTTGTTTTTCTCTACGACGATGGTTTTTTCAGATgttcaggaaaaaaaaactcatgaccAAAGCCTCAAACGCGTATTAAATACCAGATGCAAAAGTGTAATGAAACACCAAACAGTATATGTAATGAAACACCAAAGACCAACGTGTAAATGTAATGAAATACCAATCTAACTGAAATCTCATGACCAAAGCATCAAACTAAATTGAATACTCATCATTTAAGAAgacatgttttagaattatgTCCTACCTGGTTCCAAATTCTACTTGTAGATTAGAAAACAGTCGACCATGTGCTGTGATCCATGTATCTCCAAGAAATAAAGACTGAATAAGTGATTAAACCACCATGAAAGGATACAACTTGGTAAACAAGAAAAGAGGGATGAAGGAGACGAAGACAGTTACCAAAAATTTACCTAATTCTGATATTAATTAACttcaaaataaaccaaattcGAAATTAATATAAACCGGACTGAaattaaacattaaattaaGTTTGGTTTACATAAACTCAGATTTTCGTCAACAAATCTGCCacaacataaatttaaaagtttgccaccacataaaataaaaagtctaccAACCATTTTAAGTCAGATACATAACTCTGCCGTAAGAAAATAAGTCGAATATACAAAATAAGTCAGTACATAAGAAAATAAGTCGGTACATAAGAAAATAAGTCGACCGCAAAAATCTACCATTTATAACAACCTCATTCGCCATACATATCTTAAAAAATCTGTTATCTATTCTAATCAGACAATTAAGTTTGTCGTATAAACAAAACTgacgtttaaaaaaaagtttgacaCCGCTTTAATGGTAGATTTCTTTTTCAATTAAGTCTGTCGTGTTGGCGGTTTGCACACGTAAACACTTCAAGGAACATCCCTGCAACTAGGATCGCTGCTAGTGTGACGAGAGATAATCGTACACAGTCCTACGTTGCTAGAGGAGGTCCTTACTGGCTTTCCCAAACGCTCAACGAAGAGAGCGACATGGTTAATACTTAATAGCTCTCTCAATTTTATCCCTTTATGGCCATCTGTTACGGTACCTACTGGTATCAGGCCTTTCTTGTTCTAAACTTAATGCCTTTTCTTTCAGTTCTTTTGTTGTAGTTGGGATGCTGCTCCCTGTTATCGCATTCTCTTAATACAATGAAATTTTCAGtgctaaaaaaaaacagattttatAAATAGACTTATTAATCGATAGATttatatttcgaaaataaatcTGACGTCGACGAAATGCTAAGGATACTTaggtaataattttttttgttataactatgAGAAAGAGAAATTTCGACcagaaaaaaattctaataattttagaaaaatatgagTCATTCTATCAATAACACAATTAATTTGTGTCATTTTAGTAAACTTcccaataaataattaaacaatgtAAAATTTTCATGCAAAAATTTTGACGTACAACCCtagtttttgtattttgttttctttagtatttcaaaattaaaggACAACTTGTACTAATAttagataaaaatgaaaaaaaaataacagtaAAAATTTTTTTACTATGTTTGAACAAGTCAAAAAAGATCTAGTTATCTAAAATTGAAGGAGTAAGTTATTTGGATAGAGAagtatttaatgttttaaatgtatTATCTTGAATGGCTTCACATAATCATCATTCCTTAGAAATTTGGTAAATCATGGATTCTCTTTTTAGTCGTAGCTTTATTTGATTTCCAAAACCaaaatgcaaaattattaaGAGTCAACTaacatttaatgttttaaatgcATTATTTTGACTAGCTTTTAAAACTTTTGGTTTCTAATTGAGATAATTATCTTTACATGATCATCATTTCTTAGAAATTTGGCAAATCATGGATTCTCTTTTTAGTCGTAGCTTTATTGGATTTCCCAGAACCaaaatgcaaaattattaaGAGTCAACtaatatttaatgttttaaatgtatTATCTTGACTAGCTTTAAAAACTTTTCGTTTCTAATTGAGATAAGTATCTTTACATAATCATCAATCTTTAGAAATTTGGTAAATCATGGATTCTCTTTTTATACTTATACTGGATTCTAACATTCTTATTAAACTCAAAtgttattggtttgatgattCTTTAATGACATATACAATccattgttattcaaaaagttaaGGTTTTGATGATTCTATAATTCtatcaaaatctagtgttattgggaTTTAAATTCTTAAACATTTTAACTCATGAAacaaaactttcaaaatattgCATATATCCTCAAGATTCTTAAAATCATTATAGTAGAATAGTTTCATATGGACTTTTTAAATATGATAGGCTCCTTAGGATTCtttataaatttaacaaatctctTGATTCTTAAAATCAACAAATTCTACCTAAATTCATCTCCAACTAACCCCCTTAGTCTTTATTCGATTTCCCAAACCCaaaatgcaaaattattaaGAGTCAAACTaacatttaatgttttaaatgtatTATCTTGACTAGCTTTAAAAACTTTTGGTTTCTAATTGAGATATTTATCTTTGAGATAGTTATCTTTGAGATAGTTATCTTTACATAATCATCATTCCTTAGAGATTTGGTAAATCATGGATTCTCTTTTCAGTCTTTGCTTTATTCGATTTCCCAAACCCaaaatgcaaaattattaaGAGTCAAACTaacatttaatgttttaaatgtatTATCTTGACTAGCTTTAAAATCTTTTGGTTTCTAATTGAGATAATTATCTTTACATAATCATCATTCATTATAAATTTGGTAAATCGTGGATCCTATTTTTAGTCTTAGCTTTTTGGATTTCCCAAAACCAAGATGCAAAATTATTAAGAGTCAAACTAACATGTAACATTTATTGCTAGCTATATCGCCTGTGCGTAGATATTAATTATAAGTAGCATATTAGTTCTGACTTAGAAAAAGGAAGTAAGAAGTTACAAGTTACAACAATATACACTATAagcaaaagaagagaaaaaaaaggagGGATATGAAGTTGGATGCAGTTTTGTTGCTTTGTTGTGTCTTGTTCTCCCTTGCGCCAAGCCTAATTGTTGCGGAAATAAGACCGTGGTgcccatcaagaaaacaaacatTTGATGGTTCATGCAAAAAAGATTTCACACAATGCTTTGATGACTTAAAAGCAACATGGGCTTCTGTTGGCGACCTTGGTCCAACCGATTGTACTTGCACGTCTCAACCCCAAAACAAGCGTCTCTGCTATTGTCGTTATTTACCTTGCCCTAGCTAAATactataattttaatgattcataaatctAATTGTTCTCATACATATcttctataataataaagtaagagttgacaaaatataaaataaagtaagatTCTGGTATTTTCCTTGTGCTACCTCAACAAATAATATTCTAAAACTGACATGTGACAGAGTTTAGTTAGGCCAGATGTGAGATTCGTTGGGTTTCTGTGTAACTGAACTAAACTTTATGTCTGAAAAATTTATGTATGTTAGTACACAGATGGACCAGAAAATATATGTTATGGAAACCTTAGATGTATTAATGACAAGCCTCCATCTTCATCTGCATCTCTTTGTGGAAGACGGCTCATCTGTGGTGTCGATCTATGTTCATCTGAATCACTCCCACGACCTGGCGGCATAAGTCAAGTCGATGCATTCGATCAAAGGAGGTAACACTGCCTTAAACATCAGTGACCCACTTCGCCAACTAGGTTTCATTCAGTGCATTTTCTCCTTGATCAATCTCTAACTTTTGCTCCTTCAAATTTCCTCTAATTTGATTTGATAAATAGTCATGTCTCCATCAAGAATTTCATCCCTGAACAAGCCTCCTTACTATTTCTCAGCTCTTTGTCACGCCCATCTGATTGAAAAGTAGACGGGCCGAGCGACATAGGTTTTTGGGCCAATTTTTACATAGAATCTTCTTAAGTCCTAAGCTTTGTAAAATATCtaagtatttaaatatattaagaaGTGTGTAGAATACCTAAGGATGAAGTAACTTAGGATGTAAGCACTTAAGGATGAAGTTACTTCATAGGATGGAAAAGATGAGGAGGTGGTTGTGTATAAATAGGGGCTGAGTTCCTCACTTGTAAATCATTCTGAACTTAATAATAAATCAGTTCATAAAGCTCTGACCTCTCTCTAAAACGTCcatactttctctctctctaagtgctGGTGCATTTTTGGTTCGACGATGACTTAGTAACCACAAGGGTAGAAAGGTACTAAGTAATGCTGTGAGAAATCAGTCCGTGACAATTGGTATCAAAGCGGAGTTACAATCTAGACAAGGGGAGACTATGTCCGAGTGAATATGTATAAGGGAGGAAAATAGAAGGACGTTAGCTCGGTGTCCGGTGTGGAGGAACGCGGACAGGAGACCACGTCCACATTTTGTGGCACCCAACGGGAAAAGAGTGTTTCTCGTGAGGCCTTGGGTGTGTATGTGGGAGAGATGAGTGAGTAGCTCAAGAGGGTCGAGCATATTGTCACTGATCTGGAGAGTGTTGTGTTCGCTGGGCTTGAATAGGTCAAGCAAAATGCTGCCGATTTGGAATTTCGGTTCATTTGACTCGAGGAGTTAGTGTGGGATCCATCCAGTCCTTGCATGATGACATCGAAGGGATGAAGGCACACTTTACTACGATGGAGGAAGACGTCACGCTGGTCAAGAGGGCAAGCGTAAAGCTGGAGCCGTTAGAGGAACCAGTGCTGGCCGAGTTGACTCTCCGCGACCAAACCGGACCATTGGTGTGAGGGATGCCAAGGAGGTCGACAATTTCCTATGGCAGATGGATAAATATGATACACTAAAATTTAGTCTTTGccactgtcaagttaacagtggttgTTGTAATACTTTAGATTCAATTCCTGAGAACCAGTTTATACTTTATCTctatagttttaatattaagctaaaacaatatggtgGTTGTAAAACTGAATTAAAACGAAACAAGCAAGTAACACATTTGAGTTGTTTTTTCAGATTATTAAGATGCTGGCCTAGGGTTACTTCATCGGGTGTCAGAGCTTGTGagccaaaaaattattcaagTTTGATTTAGTACCAAGTCTAGAAGTCAGATCACTCAAGCTAGATCAGCCCACTGGCGATGTGCTTCTCCTTTTACAGATCGGttttgatacctaaactctcgctTGGATCAAGACACTACACTAAATATTAACAATCAGGtccaatatgttcacaaaacacccaaatatctactttcgctgattagggatgcaatgctcattcatgtgatttctagcaacctaaacaCGATTAATGCATAAGTTAAACCTAGATTCATatactaagtgatcaattcagtatAAGCGTTAAGAGTTAAAATGAATGAAGATGATCAAAGCATTAACCTATTTATGTTTAtctcacggatctaacaccaTAGCACTCTAGACTAAGCAAGAAGACTACTCAACCATTAAACAAATAAACACAAAGATAGAGATATAAAGCAACATGAAATACAAATGTAATAAGAAGTAGGGTTCATGAGTTCTTCTCTAACGAGAGAGAGTGGATCCGTCTCCCTTACAAGGTAGCAATCGCCAAGTACAAAAATCTCTTAAGGTGTTTCTTGCGTAAAAACTAGGGGTAGAGAAATAATAAGAgaggaaaataatatatatggagGCTACAGGCGGCTGTGATGAAAAAATAGGGAAACTAGGACAAATCCCGAAATAGAATCTTGGTTTCCTTAAATATTGGAAGCATTCAGGAGGCTGCTCCGGTCGGGAGCACCCGTCATATTGCTTTGTTTGGATGCTCCAAAACCTAATCAAGACCTGAAATGACTCGAAAAAGACTAGAAACACTCGATAAAGACTAAAAGACCAATTGGAAAACATATAAAACAGATgtctaaaacatcatatatcaattcccccagattTAGATCATTGTTTGTTCTCAAACAATGTCGAGTACCCAGcaagggagaaaggtttgaaagtgtgggaactctcaTATTCTTAGCAACCATACcttaaccacgaatctctgaaccatacaagggacaaggacaacacacccttactGGAATCCCACGAACTGCTGTTCAAAGATCATTTCAATACTCTACATCTCAAACCTGCGAAAGCCACACTTTCACGACAAAAATCTCTGCATTCAATTAAGAGTGGCGTGAGCTTTTCATCATAGGTACTATTCAGGGTGCACAATCTAGGTGTTGAACAGGTTATTTAATGGTGGAGCTaaaagtgtttaggggctaccttTTCTTTGCAGAGGATGCACGATATCGCACAAAATGGCAAGAaaggatagatccattgatgtccacagcctttACTCGTTTTTGCCTGCTCCTTTTGAAACTGTTTATGTGATTTTCGCATGCTCTTCTTTTTATTCGGCACTCATTTGCTAGACTTTTCCAGTGGTTCATGCTTCTTTGAATTCTTCCCCTCCTCCATCACCTTATTCTCGTTTTTTTTAGGAATAAAAGATATGATGACATGACAAAGAAGGATGTAATACTTCTAATGTGCAACTAGTGGTTCtgagttttctttcattttgttCACTCCATAACTCACTTTATCGGTTAAAGATCATGGAGTGGCTGCTCTGATTTTCGGCCTGCTCTCTTGATATGATCGGTAATTTGGCAGTTAAGAGTAAGAGACTACGTCGATTCTTTCCTCTCTGACTTTTTTTcccatatctgcacatatgacattgaaaaacaaataaaagaagGTGGAATAAAAGTTGAGGAATAAAGAATAAGAAGTCCTAagtgtgttctcgtttccctgatatagtgcccataacaagaagaattgcAGTCAAGATTAAGTTCAGTTAAATGGAGCTAAGTCTTTCTAGTGTAACCTCTACAAGCCGAAAACTTCTGGAGAGTCAGGTGAGATAATGTCAGGGTATTCCAGGTCTACATGTGTGTCTTTCGTCagtgctaaggtcactgaataagataactaaagcacaAGGTGGTTAAAAATCATCACAAAATAAGGTCATAATTTCCACAAGAGTTTTGACTGACTCGATTCTAaaactgactcaataaaacattaaaatgactcAAGGATTGACGCCAAcataaaagacaaaagaaacaaaCGAAATCAGCACACATGCGCCTCCCCCGGACTTACTTCCCACCATCCttggtgtgaaaataaatttaaggtTGGCTAAATAGGATAAGTTCAGATGGAATAATACAATGGATAAGATGG
Protein-coding regions in this window:
- the LOC111206320 gene encoding defensin-like protein 250, which encodes MKLDAVLLLCCVLFSLAPSLIVAEIRPWCPSRKQTFDGSCKKDFTQCFDDLKATWASVGDLGPTDCTCTSQPQNKRLCYCRYLPCPS